The stretch of DNA ACGCCCGCTTGTTCATCAACGACTACTGGCGACTGGCCATCAAACATGGCGCCTACGGCGTGCACCTCGGCCAGGAAGATATGGACGTGGCTAACCTGACGGCGATAAGCGAAGCCGGGCTTCGCCTTGGGCTTTCTACCCACGACAACATGGAAATGGATCGCGCGTTAAGCGCTAATCCGTCCTACATCGCGCTGGGCCATGTCTTTCCCACCCAAACCAAGCAGATGCCCTCTTCCCCACAGGGACTGAATAAGCTGGCAGAACACATTCAAACTTTGGGCGACTATTCCACCGTTGCCATCGGCGGGATAAGTATCGATCGAGTACCTGCCGTTTTAGCGACCGGGGTTGGCAGCGTTGCCGTCGTCAGCGCGATTACTCAGGCTCCGGACTGGCGTGCTGCCACGGCGAAATTACTCGAACTGGCAGGAACCGGCGATGAATGACGCGGATTTTATGCGCTACAGCCGCCAGCTGTTGCTGGAGGATGTGGCCATTGAAGGGCAGGAAAAACTGCTGTCCAGCACGGTGCTGGTCGTCGGCCTTGGCGGGTTAGGTTCGCCTGCTGCGCTGTATCTCGCCGCCGCGGGCGTCGGCAAACTTATCATCGCGGACGATGACACGGTGCATATCAGCAACCTCCAGCGCCAGATTTTGTTCACTTCTGAAGATATCGATCGCCCTAAATCTACCGTCGCCCACCAGCATTTGCAGCGCCTGAATCCGGGCGTAAACATTGTGCCGCTGGCAGAAAGGCTAGCGGGCTCTTCGCTGGTGAAGGCCGTAAACGAAGCCGATGTAGTGCTGGATTGCAGCGACAATATGGCAACCCGGCAGGCGGTCAACGCCGCCTGCGTGGCCGCGAATACACCGCTGATCGCCGCCAGCGCCGTAGGTTTTGGCGGCCAGATGATGGTG from Cedecea neteri encodes:
- the thiE gene encoding thiamine phosphate synthase is translated as MSKLTFPATSRRLGLYPVVDSVAWIERLLGAGVKTIQLRIKDKHDEEVEADVIAAIALGERYNARLFINDYWRLAIKHGAYGVHLGQEDMDVANLTAISEAGLRLGLSTHDNMEMDRALSANPSYIALGHVFPTQTKQMPSSPQGLNKLAEHIQTLGDYSTVAIGGISIDRVPAVLATGVGSVAVVSAITQAPDWRAATAKLLELAGTGDE
- a CDS encoding HesA/MoeB/ThiF family protein translates to MNDADFMRYSRQLLLEDVAIEGQEKLLSSTVLVVGLGGLGSPAALYLAAAGVGKLIIADDDTVHISNLQRQILFTSEDIDRPKSTVAHQHLQRLNPGVNIVPLAERLAGSSLVKAVNEADVVLDCSDNMATRQAVNAACVAANTPLIAASAVGFGGQMMVLTPPWEHGCYRCVWPDESEPERNCRTSGVIGPVVGVMGTLQALEAIKLLTGMVPATGSLRLFDARQHSWRTLAMQKSMTCPVCGGRDAHSV